One genomic window of Planctomycetaceae bacterium includes the following:
- a CDS encoding PilZ domain-containing protein: MTQQAKERRQFTRVAISCPVTIFSRAGTMLGSGRSVDLSDGGTYVAVAAEVAQSLDGAVNLAFSVPRSTQNTFMLEEFACHAKLIRCQDGGSDDRAGVALQFARPLNLGLRV, encoded by the coding sequence ATGACGCAACAGGCAAAAGAACGGCGACAGTTCACACGCGTTGCGATTTCGTGCCCCGTGACGATCTTCTCTCGCGCCGGCACGATGCTCGGCAGCGGGCGCAGCGTCGACCTGTCCGACGGCGGCACGTACGTAGCCGTCGCCGCCGAAGTGGCCCAGAGCCTTGACGGCGCGGTGAACCTGGCCTTCTCCGTTCCACGCAGCACGCAAAACACCTTCATGCTCGAAGAGTTCGCCTGCCACGCCAAACTGATCCGCTGCCAGGACGGCGGAAGCGACGACCGGGCCGGTGTCGCCCTGCAGTTCGCCCGCCCGCTGAACCTGGGGTTGAGAGTCTAG
- a CDS encoding dihydroorotase, protein MNDILIRNGRVIDPANGLDEVTDVAITAGKIVRVGPCRAAAKQIIDADGQIVAPGLIDLHVHCREPGHEEEETIASAAGAAVAGGFTTVLAMPNTHPPADDERAINYVLQRAGEADLARVLPVGCITKDRAGKELAEMGMMAAAGAVAFSDDGDGVASSLVMQRALQYAGNLGIPLMQHCQDPELMAGVMNSGPVAVRLGLGGIAASGEQIMLRRDLELVARTQGAYHVQHISTSGSANLLRAAKADGLAVSGEVTCHHLLLTDAACAGYDSKYKVSPPLRTASDVEALRRAVADGTIDCLATDHAPHSKEEKELEFGLAPFGIIALDCALGLFIKALVETGLCDWPTLIERMTAGPARVIGRPLGTLATGALADVTIIDPAANWTVDTNTFVSLSRNCPYHGWKLTGRATTTIVGGKVKYRLVDK, encoded by the coding sequence ATGAACGACATCCTCATCAGGAATGGGCGGGTGATCGATCCGGCCAACGGGCTGGACGAGGTCACCGACGTGGCGATTACGGCGGGCAAGATTGTGCGCGTGGGGCCTTGCCGCGCCGCGGCAAAGCAGATAATCGACGCCGACGGGCAGATCGTGGCCCCGGGGCTGATCGATCTGCACGTACACTGTCGCGAGCCCGGGCATGAAGAGGAAGAGACGATCGCCTCGGCGGCAGGGGCCGCGGTCGCAGGCGGGTTCACCACCGTGCTGGCGATGCCCAACACGCACCCGCCGGCTGACGACGAGCGGGCGATCAACTACGTGCTCCAGCGTGCCGGCGAGGCGGACCTGGCCCGCGTGCTCCCGGTAGGCTGCATCACCAAAGACCGCGCGGGCAAGGAACTGGCCGAGATGGGCATGATGGCCGCGGCGGGCGCGGTGGCCTTCAGCGACGACGGCGACGGCGTCGCCAGCAGCCTGGTCATGCAGCGGGCCCTGCAGTACGCCGGGAACCTCGGCATACCCCTCATGCAGCACTGCCAGGACCCGGAACTGATGGCCGGGGTGATGAACTCCGGGCCGGTGGCGGTCCGGCTGGGGCTGGGCGGCATCGCCGCCAGCGGCGAACAGATCATGCTGCGGCGCGACCTGGAGCTCGTCGCCCGCACGCAAGGCGCCTACCACGTGCAGCATATCTCCACCAGCGGCAGCGCGAACCTGCTGCGAGCAGCCAAGGCCGACGGTCTGGCCGTCAGCGGCGAGGTGACCTGCCACCACCTGCTGCTGACCGATGCCGCCTGCGCCGGATATGACTCCAAATACAAGGTCAGCCCGCCGCTGCGAACGGCCTCAGACGTTGAGGCTTTGCGCCGCGCCGTGGCCGACGGCACGATCGACTGCCTGGCGACCGATCACGCCCCGCACTCCAAGGAAGAAAAGGAACTCGAGTTCGGCTTGGCGCCCTTCGGGATCATCGCCCTGGACTGCGCGCTGGGGCTGTTCATCAAGGCCCTGGTGGAGACCGGCCTGTGCGACTGGCCCACGCTGATCGAACGCATGACCGCCGGTCCGGCGCGGGTCATCGGCCGACCGCTGGGCACCCTCGCCACGGGCGCCCTGGCCGACGTGACCATCATCGATCCTGCCGCCAACTGGACCGTCGACACCAACACCTTCGTCTCGCTCAGCCGCAACTGCCCGTATCATGGCTGGAAGCTCACCGGCCGCGCCACCACGACGATCGTCGGCGGCAAAGTGAAATACCGCCTGGTGGACAAGTAG